A segment of the Pieris brassicae chromosome 10, ilPieBrab1.1, whole genome shotgun sequence genome:
TAGCTTGAAAAACGTGAGCAATAGTTTTCTTATGATTACcgataatcaaaatataactcGTAAATTGTAGTAATTTTATCAAAGGCACCAGTAGAAGTAGGTACAGACGACGGGAGCATAAAGCAAGAAAAACATCAACCTGTTCTTGATTGTACAATCAATAATACATGCCAActaacttatattaaaataatttttgacaaattggttataaaatatatttcctacGTTATCTAAAGGAGAAAGGTTGAGGCAAGTAGCGACGACCTTGAAGGTAATTTTACATTCAAACCCcgaaagtttaaaattaaattgttccGTTTTTCAGGCCTATGACGATCCACTTAAGCAGCTCCTCTTCAATGGTACATTGGTAACAATGACCTTCTTTGTTATGTCTGCTTTTCTACTCGTGTACAATTTCTTAATCCACGCCGAGAACCATGAGATTACATGGATCGATTTTCCCAAAGGAGTTTTATTACGATGGATCAGGTATATATGaagattaattataagtttactaTTCTTGTCTTTGTCTATATAAGTattcaattgaataaaattattcgtcTATTACCAAGTAACTTGAAATGTGAACTTATTTAAAGAAGCTTTATTgcacatataataaaaaatataatacaagcCAAAGATACTTAGTGACAGGCTTGGTACCCCTACTTACGGCGGCCGAACTAGTATATAAATCGTTACGGCGCAAATTATtgtctaatacatttttgtatttcctGGCAATTATTATTGACTAAATACCTAAAGATCTATTTTGTGtcataaaatgtttacaagGCTATAATATGCTAGTACCAAATTCATAAAGCATTAAACGAAATTCATGAAGCATTTTGTAACGTAcctaatttgtataaataaatttaaaaaaaacggatTCATAAAtggtatttttgtttttaaactatactagtagataaattaacatatattaatatatagattGTAGTTGAGGGCTATgcgaatttttttatagaatagaaagaatatataagaataatcaacatcattaaaaaaaatcgagaatgttttttgttattgacaTGCGCCTGCTAATAAATTGTCGCAAATTTATTGTTCATTTCATATAACTTTCACATgcgtattatttctttattgtaatattattaaaaatactacttCTTTagtgtatacattttaaaatatttacatttatggctgtaaacatttattttgaatgactattttgaatttatccAAACcgaatacattaaaattaattgttgtcaaaatcCGCAAAACTTATTGAAAaagtttatatgtaaaaatttaaacgaaCTTAACTTTCATTTCGTTTTAATGCTGATGCATAAGTGTACCGTTGCATCATTTCAGATTGACACCTACATACGCTCTTCTCATCGGGACTATTGGTTTTATCGTACCTTATTTCGGAGACGGTCCCTTATGGCAGCTTACTGTGACCAGTGAAGCCGATGCCTGTCGCAATAAATGGTGGACAAACATACTTTACATAAACAATTACATGTATAGCGACAGCAATTGTATGCCACAATCTTGGTGAGTTACTCAGCAACAATTACATGTATAGCGACAGCAATTGTATGCCACAATCTTGGTGAGTTACTCAGCAACAATTACATGTATAGCGACAGCAATTGTATGCCACAATCTTGGTGAGTTACTCAGCAACAATTACATGTATAGCGACAGCAATTGTATGCCACAATCTGGGTGAGTTACTCAGCAACAATTACATGTATAGCGACAGCAATTGTATGCCACAATCTTGGTGAGTTACTCAGCAACAATTACATGTATAGCGACAGCAATTGTATGCCACAATCTTGGTGAGTTACTCAGCAACAATTACATGTATAGCGACAGCAATTGTATGCCACAATCTTGGTGAGTTACTCAGCAACAATTACATGTATAGCGACAGCAATTGTATGCCACAATCTTGGTGAGTTACTCAGCAACAATTACATGTATAGCGACAGCAATTGTATGCCACAATCTTGGTGAGTTATTTAACATTCATGAGGAAAGGAATAGTCCAAACACAGAAaattgtcaaagtcaaaaataatttattcatataggtaacacaatgtacacttatgaatactttatatttactgccagttctcaaatcaagggcgtagaacgaaagagaagaactggcaataaactctccgccactctttttaatcgccaacttcttttgtattacacaatgtttggaaggagctgcaaccattacaccatgttccacgtgacatcttaagtaataaataataataaaattaattaaacacaaagatttgtctcggattgtcaaagatcctctatcagcaggaggcatggtgaaatattagcacgcacttacattctcgtgggaacaacacgcaaatacatagtcgaaataactaataccactgcatacacgaattcaagtactgACTCGAAACCGTCATCATTAGAAGAAGGAATCGTCGATATTTTAGTCTACACTTGTCACTTTCTGCCTAGTGTCTGTTATCTTAATCTGGTCTATCCTTCTGATTTGTGTTCATCTTTTCCTTTTATACTTGCTAAAAGcaattaataaagattataccgacgttttgtataaatttataaagtatttaaaattaataaaatatttaaaattaataaataatttttttttttaatgaaatcatACATATCTAGGTATCTAGCTGCCGACACGCAGCTGTTCTGTTTTAGTCTTCTCGTGCTGGTAATAGCCCGGACACCTCGCTCTCGAACGATAGCAATATGGCTGATGTTCATCATGTCTATGGTCATCACAGCATCGATCACATACTACCAGAAACTAGATGCTACTGTCATGCAGACGCCGGAGTAAGTATAAAACACAGACGCAGTAACGTAATCGTTATATTGTTAATGCAATTATAAGCTGTCCAACATACTGCTGACAATTTAAGGATTTTGATGGATTACAATCATCATACATATATGGGAAGCGTAATTCGGTCCCCAATTGATGCAAAGTATGTACAATTAGGACTAACCACAGATTATTACATATGTCCCTAGTATCCCGACGTGATGGTATAAATGTTTGGCATATATTAACAAGTGAGACATAATTGTTATACATGATTGATTCCCTCATCAGTTACGGATGCTTCTGATGTGCATTGGCACTACGTAACTTTTATTACCGTCCCAACGCTTATCTATGCACATTGTATGATAACGCTGGTGTCACAAGCGCTGATCTGGCGGTACCAAAACGTAACATAGTATATCGGGTTTGGAATCGCCATCACTATTGATTTCAAAATACGGGTGATTAATACCTCACCTCAGTGGGTAATCCATTACGTTATACATCCAAATGTCCGTAAATGGTTTTTAGAAGTAAATAAGGTTATCTTTTACAGATCATATCGTAAGCTATACAGCACGAATCCGACATTCAAAGCTGTATACATACCAGGGCACACAAACATGTCATCATATGTACTAGGTTTCATCGCCGCCATACTCACTTATAAATGGCAGAACGAGAAAAAAGATTTCTCCAAATACAGGGTAATTCTCATTATtgactaattatattatttaactaaaactaaaaatttagCTTAGCTTGtgctttttattatctatttattaatttttaattattattattattactttgtatgtttaatttttgtcgtataattattttttcagagCTACCTCTGGGCTTTCTGGCTTTTATTTCCAAGTGGTGTTGTTATCATTCTATCCGGTGGACTTTTCTACATTGACGGTCTGGAGCCCTCCCAACTGTTCAAAACTATATACGCTACTTTTTACAAAATCGTCTTCCAAACCCTTGTGACTATATTCATGGTAGGATGTTTCTTTAAATACGACAGTAagtattataaagtaaaaggtactccttaaaatttatattatgttaactgCCTGCTGTGTAGCTTAAAAGGAATTCCTAAATTTAGGAAGGGTCAAATACCTACTCAAAGAGCCTAAAAGTTATGGGCATCCACACTACACTGGagtcatatatacatatatcacCCTAAATTACATATGACATATTGCATTGACAAAAgagaattattaattaagcaacgtaataataatatatcttgATTCTAATACTAACatccttaaaaaatattatatcaacaaATCAAATGTGTGCGTATTCTAgttagtgtacacacgtaagaagttaaacttctttaagaaaaatgatctactatatgcattacagaaattggttaaataaagttaaataagataaagtttaaccaaaggcttttattatttcattaattgtaatagaattattgctatcgttattgttattatatacttttgttattaatggcttcgaatctcttcgaatcaaccgtggtagggacaagaaaaagatggcgcgtaacggaaaatgtgacgcgtaaacgcgttttacaacgccgataaagaagtttcatttcaataactaaaacatattataaaaaggagtataggcaaggttccgaagatactggcagTTTACCactttgaatagctagactaattctttgtccaaggtagctgccagctcttcggtctcctgtgatgtcgacTTACCTTTTCGCTATTTCCGTCCTTAAAGAGCCTTATAGAACCCCACGGGCCAGGGGCCACGGCCCATGACACCGAAtgggacaaaatcatatcCTCCCTCCAGGATATGATTTTATCCCATTCGGTCTGGCCTGGACCCCTCTGTATTTGCATGCTttagctttttaaccgcactAACTCTGTTGTTGGTTCCATGCAGATGTGAAAggtcttataataattaattataagttatgtTAGATTTTCTTCAAATTGCTTGCGAAAGTGAATTTTATTCGTTGATTTAGTTGGATTTAGTTTTCTATTCAATGATTGAATTAAATCTACCCCGCAACAAGAactataaagaaattaattgtaattcgTTTATTGACTTTTTGTCATAGTTTTAGATACGTAGTTTAGTTTTGATTGATATTTTGTCAAGTTGAATCTTTGGTTGAACATTTTCCTATGTGTATTGTCAGTATTCCGTCAGctgtatttacatattttaattccgCACGACTGGATTTCCTagacaaatttaatacaatagaagtaatttaatatgtggtactgtttTTACGTTATCCCGAATTATGCATTTAACTGTGGATTTCTCAATTGCGTCGAAAGATTGACAAGCttagaataaaaacaatactcAATCTAGCGCCATCACATATAAAACCGTCAATAACTCCATTGTTTGGTAAAAGTACGCATGTGACCGCTTCATTCATATCAATGTATATCGATAGCGAAGTTTTATCACGTATTTGTGACTAAGCTTTTACGACTCCATCTTCAACTTTATTGACAAAGGGAACAAGCAAATGCCTAACCAGCCTAGTCTATTGCGTGGTCGTATTTCCTTGGAAATCTTTCAGTGGCCATTCACCATGATGGTTTTATcacatattatgttaattttcagATGTGTACCGTGTTGTTTGTGAATGGCGTGGATTTACATGGATGGGAAGGATTTCATACAGCGCCTTTCTTGTACACACCTTGTTCCAGCGATGTCTGCTGGGAATACAGATGAGGCCTATGTACGTCTCCGACTTTTATGTGGTATGTTATAATGTTGTAatgagttaaatttttaagaagTATCGTAGTAAAGACATCTACCCCAAATTTGAACGTGCTGcaccaatatttttattctttaattgCGCCTTTAACTGTCTGCAGATCCACGAAAGGCTATATCTATGgaagtattataatttagcGCGATGTGGTCATGATATATCTATTTGTCACACAATTGATTGATAAAGAACGTAAAACGGAAAACGAAAGAAGAGGTTTTTTTAATCCCAATTTAATAGTTCCATTTTACctctacatttaaaaaaaaaagaaagatttATGTTTCCTAAAATTgatgttattgttttaattatagtcggtGTTGCTACATTCATCAATTTTCACATCGTACCTACTCGGAGTGTCACTTTACCTATTCGTCGAGTCTCCAGTGTCAGGACTTGTCAAGGCCGTACTAACCCCAACTAGACGGAAGACTGAACAAGagaataataagtaatttattgatgtatttatttatattacatgttTAATAGATTGTTGCATTTTTTATCGGTAACCATCCTATTATGCTTTACTCTCTTTGCTTCGTAGACCGGAGCTGACGAACCTTAACACAGAGATATCTtccaatattttaacaatcactgaattatatacagaaaataaaccaaatatcaaacaaattacttttttagttatgtttttaagattacatatattatgtaccCCTTAAAAGTACCAATATTATGATGATCACAATTTAAGTGATATTTAACCTTTTTACTTTATGAGTCCAACGCCCATGGGCACTCACGCTACCAGATTCGCGAGTGGCGTTTCAGATTTCAGATATATTTGTCGGTAGTATCgcgaaaaaattgttttctgaCGTTATCTAAATCTaatccaatttaaccccataAAGTCACAAGTTCCgtgttttccgctaaaaagcACCCTTTGTTGCTACTCCTCTCTTCAAGGCCAGATCCAGTATCCAGATCCTATCGGAATACTGGATGTGACTTTAATGACTGACTAAATATGTTGCTAtaatatcatatcatattGACATTCAGTTCAACGTAGAACCATTCGAAATGTCGACGACCAGTAACTTTCCAAACGCATTGACTCGGAGAATGTTCTGACGTCAACATCATCAGACATCGAGGCAGAATATGAGATTCCACCCATACGCCTcgactttattttaattgtctttgaACAAAATTAGAGGCTACTGATTAtcataactttaattaaatcgaGCTGAGCTGGCAACAAATGGCGCGCACCGCaacgaatataaataatttttaaacctatcaatacaatacaataaaaaataattataaaatactaaatatgttAATACTGCTCGACAATACGTGGAGTATTAAAGTGTTGTATACTAACGACTGCATTTTTTTCTACTTCTATATACTCGAagtataattactattttatgtacgtaaataaataaataataacaagtgACGTTTACATGCAAAATGtagatgaaattaataaattttcatacattttttaaaagaattaacaatattaatccAGAGGTGTACGACTCCATTGGCCTTCTCTTCACCTTAGGAGCAAAAAGCCATAAATGCACAGCATTcaggtaaatatttaattgttacacGGTATGATTGATAtcctaaataaatgaaattaggTATAATACCTACATTATAAGATTAAATAAGACAAATCATTTTCGACCTTTTTATAACACACAATGGCGTAATAAACACAGGTTCAAGGTTGTTCCGCTAATTCTCGTAAAATTAGTACcaatgaaacattattttaagtaaattctttgtttgttaaaatatataattatacatacaatgGTATTAAATAGTGTTCAATCACAAGCAATACTTTCacaccacacacacaacacagccaaattaTGAATGActtgttaaaattttgttttcttttgtaaatgtttgaaccttcttgttaatattattatgtattcaatctttggctatatctttaatatcattattttttattataaagaactTTCGGTATCTGTAGGTTTacgaattaaataaacactttgtaaAACCATGTACAGGTTGAGGTAGGAAGGTTCTCTTCCTCTGACTTAAAGTCTGACTTAGTATCACCACTGACACTAGGTCACGCTGAAACTTATATTGTTGGCTTCAGATATATGTACCTGTTTCGAGATTACTTTTTTTCAATGGGCCCTTCCTGTTCCGGCTACGATTTGGTTGAGGACTAGAATACCAATACTTTGCTACTCGAAACGAGATCTGTGTGATGGTGCTGTCTGTGCGTAATCAGACTGGCGGTGCTTGCATGACTTGCTTGATTTTGCCAACCTGTCGTATCTTAAGGCCTGTATTCACGTTGATTAATGCGAGTGTAAGTGATTAGTAATTGAGGATGATTAGTGCAGGTGTGTAGTGCAAGTAGTGTCCAATTCTTGTTTAGTGGCTCTGTTAAGTACATTCAGTTGTCGGCAGCTGTTGATCAGCAAGTTTGGACGAACATCGAAAAGCGCGCTTGcaatttgaaaatgtattaaacgCGGTGCTATCTGAAAACGAAGAGGTTTTGGAAGCTGAACCTGCAAGACCAAGAAATGTATGGGTTCTAAAATGGATTAATAGAAGACCCATTCATGGCGCAAGCTATCAACTCTTTAAGGAATTGGCTGCTGAAGATACGACGGAATATTAGTTTGCTCTCAGGTTGACCGAAGAGTCCTGATGCCTGGCACGCTCCGAGTGAGAGGGAAGGGAGGGCACCGGACATCGCTACCCGCAGTTCACTCgcaaaaaaatagaacacgCTTCTCATCACGTTACTACGCAACCAACTTATCACCTGCACTAACCACATGCACTAAACACTAATCAAAGTTTACATTACAGGCCTACAATAGCATCGTTGCAGGGTGACATCGCATAACCGGATTCGAACAAACGATGCAAGTCTTTTCTGTATGTAGTTTCTAGAGTTATTGGTTCTGAAGACGTCTAGACGCTTAGAAACCTTTTGCCATATAAAGAAGCAAAAACAGAAAAAGGAAAGAAAGTAGTAGATCCTaggtaaatattgttttgtactCCGTCGCAGGAATGGGCTGAATTGCTCCATTATGTGTCAACGATCGATCTCTCGATCTACAGTTACGAGTGAAACTCTTTGAAGAGGAATGAGTAAACCTTCTTGTTAGAGAGGTAAGTGTTTTGACGCAGTAATAAGTGCTTGAATTGTGGACTGAGTTTCCGCACATTAGGTCTGTTGTGTGTAAAGTGCGTTAAGTGGTTACCATATGTTGAAGCGggcattttaaatctttataaagGATTGGGCCTCATTATTATGTACTTATAAATACACTATTTTAAACTCAACGACAAAAACATCCTTCGAGTATATTTCGGCCGGAAGCAAATATTACCAttgatattatacaaatatttaaagagactggaaatatagtatttattttcctcTTTTAGGAGatcatatttgaaaatatgtttataacataCCTAGACTTTTCACTAACATTCTTTCAActgattttcatttatacgtCGATAATCTTCAAATATAAGTTCAATCAACTCTCAATGAACTCCCGAAAGCCATACAATTTACTAACTGAACTGGCAAAGATAGATGACTGGAGTAAAAATGTTGGTCTACTAATCAATCCCAACAACagcaatgttatatttattggcAGCTCTGGCAGCTCTTATTTCACAATGAGAATTGACTGGGCCAGGATACCTCGATTATATCTCGACGGTGTGTCTTTAAATGTTAGCCGTACAGTTAAGAATTTTGGGGGTTTTCCTTGAACAAAAGTTTTCCGCAAACTGTACAGTGCCTTCTgtatccttcgacgtcttagtaattttattcccattttttatgtaggagggaaacggacaggaggctcactcacattgccaaaaggctcgcaagtgcgtagccggcttttaaaactaaaacctCACTGGCACAATGTCTTCTTCTGCCATACCGCGGGGCTAGTATTAATATAACCAAAAACTTGCCTGATGTTTCTTTTTCTATctattaatcaaattatttaaaaaacgtgttacatttataagtccgtttttatatatcatttttatatctatgtgCCACATAGGCGCTCTATGTTACAAAATTAACATTGTATGCAATTTTAAGGTGTACATCGTTACATTGACTTAGGGGGTCGTGTTTACTaccttaaaacataataaaatttagaagAAAAGatgttttagaaaatattaaataaagctatttttttaaattttgtacaaagtaacaaacattttttcataaatttagtaaacaattatttattaaatattacgacGTCAGACGACGACGTCCTATTTACAATTTCAGGACTACATATcaatgttcatttttttatgcaaGAAATAGTTGccacgtatttttttaatttacgtaaCAACCAAGTATAAAGTTAGCGACTTCCTCGAATTGTCTACGGCCCGTAAGACAAAATTACGCCAGAAAGAAGTCGGTTCTGAATAACTGCACACTTATTGTAGTGAATATttagaaatgaaatatttcattatattattagtggTGCATTTATGTAATgcagttatttataaactcaATGGTa
Coding sequences within it:
- the LOC123715312 gene encoding nose resistant to fluoxetine protein 6-like, with the translated sequence MLHVFILFMFFGRSACVIYSLNETDYFKMPPLYEMDDYDACMTEAEGTYCIADFDLFSRSRSPLMHLIQQYSAHTKKHYNHTQIHRGVCVTRTCKDHIEHFNKTVDLNATLGACLNETIWKNYGIEAKLSTLQYCKRKDDKKVIGYGTFAIISVYGLVLLLNMIGTFYETIISKDENRTGNKYLQAFSLKRNWKRMIAPSGKGSDERLNKLKAINGLRSMTMVCVIFSHTALTLAFTYIENPLYFEKAYDDPLKQLLFNGTLVTMTFFVMSAFLLVYNFLIHAENHEITWIDFPKGVLLRWIRLTPTYALLIGTIGFIVPYFGDGPLWQLTVTSEADACRNKWWTNILYINNYMYSDSNCMPQSWYLAADTQLFCFSLLVLVIARTPRSRTIAIWLMFIMSMVITASITYYQKLDATVMQTPESYRKLYSTNPTFKAVYIPGHTNMSSYVLGFIAAILTYKWQNEKKDFSKYRSYLWAFWLLFPSGVVIILSGGLFYIDGLEPSQLFKTIYATFYKIVFQTLVTIFMVGCFFKYDNVYRVVCEWRGFTWMGRISYSAFLVHTLFQRCLLGIQMRPMYVSDFYVSVLLHSSIFTSYLLGVSLYLFVESPVSGLVKAVLTPTRRKTEQENNK